A section of the Amblyomma americanum isolate KBUSLIRL-KWMA chromosome 2, ASM5285725v1, whole genome shotgun sequence genome encodes:
- the LOC144118879 gene encoding uncharacterized protein LOC144118879 gives MSSVDRVLTLFGYKLDRKLGDFKARMREDRGTTNTGANPWNPATVILDSLRRRRCGFGRLSAKTSSSGLRRRRSRCK, from the coding sequence ATGTCTTCGGTGGACCGGGTGCTCACATTGTTCGGCTATAAGCTGGACAGGAAGCTGGGAGACTTCAAGGCACGTATGCGCGAGGACCGAGGAACCACCAACACAGGCGCCAATCCCTGGAACCCAGCCACCGTGATCCTGGACTCGCTCAGGCGCCGCAGGTGCGGCTTCGGGCGACTCTCTGCCAAGACCAGCTCTTCCGGTCTTCGGAGGCGGCGCTCCAGATGCAAGTAG